The following coding sequences are from one Triticum aestivum cultivar Chinese Spring chromosome 5A, IWGSC CS RefSeq v2.1, whole genome shotgun sequence window:
- the LOC123105955 gene encoding B3 domain-containing protein Os03g0120900-like, with product MEFTAIRASAAAAGGCSSPPPAADHKAEEEAAGPVEKEHMFDKVVTPSDVGKLNRLVIPKQHAEKYFPLDASSTDKGLLLSFEDRAGKPWRFRYSYWNSSQSYVMTKGWSRFVKEKRLDAGDTVSFGRGVGEAARGRLFIDWRRRPDVVLPPGHHRGFALPSVPFSPWMAHPAGPGGAGGRMFLQATTPATVYDYDAYQHNHQRRHIGYDGYGAAPGRQVVYYQPQQHYHHQHQSLVLESVPVRMAAAPGHPEPSAVATSGSKRVRLFGVNLECAADAEEDFSGHGRTATTALQLLSPASSSSSSSGKARCSLNLDL from the coding sequence ATGGAGTTCACCGCAATCCGGGCCTCCGCGGCGGCCGCTGGTGGCTGCTCTTCGCCGCCGCCTGCGGCGGATCAtaaggccgaggaggaggcggcggggccggtggAGAAGGAGCACATGTTCGACAAGGTCGTGACCCCGAGCGACGTGGGCAAGCTGAACCGGCTGGTGATCCCGAAGCAGCACGCGGAGAAGTACTTCCCGCTCGACGCCTCCTCCACCGACAAGGGCCTCCTGCTCAGCTTCGAGGACCGCGCCGGCAAGCCGTGGCGCTTCCGCTACTCCTACTGGAACAGCAGCCAGAGCTACGTCATGACCAAGGGCTGGAGCCGCTTCGTCAAGGAGAAGCGCCTCGACGCCGGGGACACCGTCTCCTTCGGCCGCGGCGTCGGGGAGGCCGCCAGGGGGAGGCTCTTCATCGACTGgcgccgccgccccgacgtcgTCCTGCCGCCTGGGCACCACCGAGGCTTTGCCCTCCCCTCTGTGCCCTTCTCGCCGTGGATGGCTCACCCGGCCGGACccggcggcgctggcggcaggATGTTCCTCCAGGCGACTACGCCGGCGACCGTCTACGATTACGACGCCTACCAGCACAACCACCAGCGGCGACACATCGGATACGACGGGTACGGGGCGGCGCCCGGCAGGCAGGTCGTGTACTACCAGCCGCAGCAGCACTACCACCACCAGCACCAGTCGCTGGTCCTGGAGTCGGTGCCGGTGCGCATGGCGGCAGCGCCAGGGCACCCGGAGCCGTCCGCGGTGGCGACGTCGGGGTCGAAGCGGGTGCGGCTCTTCGGGGTGAACCTCGAGTGCGCGGCGGACGCCGAGGAGGACTTCAGCGGGCACGGGAGAACGGCGACAACGGCGCTGCAGCTGCTGTCACcggcctcctcctcatcgtcgtcgtccggGAAAGCGAGGTGCTCTTTGAATCTTGACTTGTGA